Proteins from a genomic interval of Amycolatopsis sp. cg13:
- the lon gene encoding endopeptidase La, translated as MSDPRLLPVLPLDDDVVLPGMVVPLDLGDAETRAAVESAQAKTPATASFPGIRSGAASKAEVLIVPRVHGEYAELGTVATVERIGRVPGGKTAVLLRGTARASVGRIADGPGAARWVHADAADETSDDRTAQLAAEYKAVVISVLQQRGGWQMIDAVQQVEEPSAIADLAGNAPYLSTDQKLELLSALDVSVRLEKALEWSREYLAELEVTETIRKDVADGMEKQQKEFLLRRQLEAIRKELGELDGTAADDDYRARVESADLPDEVRKAALAEVDKLERTSEQSPEGGWIRTWLDTVLELPWNERTEDVYDIAAARAVLDADHAGLDDVKERIIEYLAVRKRRAESGLGPVGGRRSGAVLALAGPPGVGKTSLGESVAKAMGRKFVRVALGGIRDEAEIRGHRRTYVGALPGRIVRAIKEAGSMNPVVLLDEIDKVGADYRGDPTAALLEVLDPEQNHTFRDHYLEVELDLSDVVFLATANALETIPGPLLDRMELVTLDGYTEHEKVTIARDHLLPRELERAGLASGDVVLTDDAFSRIAAEYTREAGVRDANRTIAKVLRKIATKVALGSVSLPLSVSAADLETYLGRPRHVPESSLPTATQRTSLPGVATGLAVTGAGGDVLYIEASLADPESGASGLQLTGQLGDVMKESVQIALSYLRSHGAELELPVGDLRERGIHVHVPAGAVPKDGPSAGVTMTTALASLLSGRVVRADVAMTGEVSLTGRVLPIGGVKQKLLAAHRAGMKTVIIPQRNEPDLDDVPAEVLSQLEVHAVANVREVLELALTPASSEVRQAA; from the coding sequence ATGTCCGACCCCCGCCTCCTGCCCGTCCTCCCGCTCGATGACGACGTCGTGCTGCCGGGCATGGTGGTCCCGCTCGACCTCGGCGACGCAGAGACCCGGGCCGCAGTGGAGTCCGCACAGGCCAAGACCCCCGCGACCGCGTCGTTCCCCGGGATCCGCTCGGGCGCGGCGAGCAAGGCCGAAGTCCTGATCGTCCCGCGCGTGCACGGCGAGTACGCCGAGCTGGGCACCGTCGCGACCGTCGAACGGATCGGCCGCGTTCCCGGCGGCAAGACCGCCGTGTTGCTCCGCGGCACCGCACGCGCCTCCGTCGGCCGCATCGCCGACGGCCCCGGCGCGGCCCGCTGGGTGCACGCCGACGCCGCCGACGAAACTTCCGACGACCGCACCGCGCAGCTCGCCGCGGAGTACAAGGCCGTGGTCATCTCCGTGCTGCAGCAACGCGGCGGCTGGCAGATGATCGACGCCGTCCAGCAGGTCGAGGAGCCGTCCGCGATCGCCGACCTGGCCGGCAACGCGCCCTACCTGTCCACTGATCAGAAGCTGGAGCTGCTGAGCGCGCTCGACGTCAGCGTCCGGCTGGAGAAGGCGCTCGAGTGGAGCCGGGAGTACCTGGCCGAACTGGAGGTCACCGAGACCATCCGCAAGGACGTCGCCGACGGGATGGAGAAGCAGCAGAAGGAATTCCTGCTGCGCCGCCAGCTCGAGGCGATCCGCAAGGAGCTGGGCGAACTCGACGGCACCGCGGCCGACGACGACTACCGCGCCCGCGTGGAATCCGCCGACCTGCCGGACGAGGTGCGCAAGGCCGCGCTGGCCGAGGTCGACAAGCTGGAGCGGACGTCCGAGCAGTCGCCCGAAGGCGGCTGGATCCGGACCTGGCTCGACACGGTGCTGGAGCTGCCGTGGAATGAGCGGACCGAGGACGTCTACGACATCGCCGCCGCGCGCGCCGTGCTCGACGCGGACCACGCTGGTCTGGACGACGTCAAGGAACGGATCATCGAGTACTTGGCCGTGCGCAAGCGCCGCGCGGAATCGGGCCTCGGCCCGGTCGGCGGACGGCGTTCCGGTGCTGTGCTGGCGCTCGCCGGTCCTCCCGGGGTCGGCAAGACGTCGCTGGGCGAATCGGTGGCGAAGGCGATGGGACGCAAGTTCGTGCGCGTCGCGCTGGGCGGCATCCGGGACGAGGCGGAAATCCGCGGCCACCGGCGCACGTACGTCGGCGCGCTGCCCGGACGGATCGTGCGGGCCATCAAGGAAGCCGGCTCGATGAATCCGGTCGTGCTGCTCGACGAGATCGACAAGGTTGGGGCCGACTACCGCGGCGACCCGACGGCGGCGTTGCTCGAAGTGCTGGACCCGGAACAGAACCACACGTTCCGCGACCACTACCTCGAGGTCGAGCTGGATCTGTCCGATGTGGTCTTCCTGGCGACGGCCAACGCGCTGGAAACCATCCCCGGCCCGCTGCTGGACCGGATGGAACTGGTGACGCTGGACGGCTACACCGAGCACGAGAAGGTCACTATCGCGCGGGATCACCTGCTCCCCCGCGAACTCGAGCGGGCCGGCCTCGCGTCCGGCGACGTGGTGCTGACCGACGACGCGTTCAGCCGGATCGCCGCCGAGTACACCCGCGAGGCCGGGGTGCGCGACGCGAACCGGACGATCGCGAAGGTGCTGCGGAAGATCGCTACGAAGGTGGCCTTGGGTTCGGTCTCGCTGCCGCTTTCGGTGTCCGCCGCGGACCTGGAGACCTACCTCGGCCGCCCGCGGCACGTACCGGAATCCTCGTTGCCGACGGCGACCCAGCGGACGTCTTTGCCAGGCGTGGCAACGGGTTTGGCTGTCACGGGTGCTGGCGGCGACGTGCTGTACATCGAGGCGTCGCTGGCCGATCCGGAGAGCGGGGCTTCGGGCCTGCAGCTGACCGGGCAGCTGGGTGACGTGATGAAGGAGTCGGTGCAGATCGCGCTGTCGTACCTGCGGTCGCACGGCGCGGAGCTGGAGTTGCCGGTGGGAGACCTGCGAGAGCGGGGAATCCACGTGCACGTGCCGGCCGGTGCTGTGCCGAAGGACGGTCCTTCCGCGGGTGTCACGATGACGACCGCGCTGGCTTCGCTGCTGTCGGGCCGGGTCGTCCGGGCTGATGTGGCGATGACCGGTGAGGTTTCGCTGACTGGACGGGTGCTGCCGATCGGCGGGGTGAAGCAGAAGCTGCTGGCCGCGCACCGGGCGGGGATGAAGACGGTGATCATCCCGCAGCGGAACGAGCCTGATCTGGACGATGTGCCTGCTGAGGTGTTGTCACAGCTGGAGGTGCACGCGGTGGCTAACGTGCGGGAGGTGTTGGAGTTGGCGCTGACTCCGGCTTCTTCGGAGGTTCGGCAGGCGGCTTGA
- a CDS encoding SAM-dependent methyltransferase, whose protein sequence is MTEKPDAAPKAPEGVDVEKPSAARVYDWYLGGKQNWAVDREFGRKVEKMWSLARPGAKQNREFMNRVVRAALDAGIRQFLDLGSGVPTAGNVHEVVEAELGDDDEATVVYVDYEPVAVAHATLILEDEAATDWAGIVQADMRDPRAVLSDPRTRELIDFDKPVCVMLMAVLHFVGPDDDPDAVVRAYRDKLVSGSWLAISQMSEGDGSGPALEGLRWFVEQYRKTSNPMWLRDRDEIEPFFGGWPLLEPGITHLPDWRPERELNAVEAEARPFAWCAVAQKP, encoded by the coding sequence GTGACCGAAAAGCCCGACGCTGCACCGAAAGCGCCGGAAGGCGTCGATGTCGAGAAACCCTCGGCCGCGCGGGTCTACGACTGGTACCTGGGCGGCAAGCAGAACTGGGCGGTGGACCGGGAATTCGGCCGCAAGGTCGAGAAGATGTGGTCGCTCGCCCGGCCCGGCGCGAAGCAGAACCGCGAGTTCATGAACCGCGTGGTGCGCGCCGCGCTGGACGCGGGCATCCGGCAGTTCCTCGACCTCGGCTCCGGCGTGCCGACCGCGGGCAACGTGCACGAGGTCGTTGAGGCCGAACTCGGCGACGACGACGAGGCCACCGTGGTGTACGTCGACTACGAGCCGGTGGCCGTGGCGCACGCGACGCTGATCCTCGAGGACGAGGCGGCCACCGACTGGGCCGGCATCGTCCAGGCGGACATGCGCGATCCCAGGGCCGTGCTGAGCGACCCGCGCACCCGCGAGCTGATCGACTTCGACAAGCCGGTGTGCGTGATGCTGATGGCGGTGCTGCACTTCGTCGGCCCGGACGACGATCCGGACGCCGTCGTGCGCGCCTACCGCGACAAGCTCGTGTCCGGCAGCTGGCTGGCGATCTCGCAGATGAGCGAGGGCGACGGCAGCGGTCCGGCGCTGGAGGGGCTGCGCTGGTTCGTCGAGCAGTACCGCAAGACGAGCAATCCGATGTGGCTGCGCGACCGGGACGAGATCGAGCCGTTCTTCGGCGGCTGGCCGCTGCTGGAGCCGGGGATCACGCATCTGCCGGACTGGCGGCCGGAGCGCGAGCTGAACGCCGTCGAGGCGGAGGCTCGCCCGTTCGCCTGGTGCGCCGTGGCGCAGAAGCCGTGA
- the rfbA gene encoding glucose-1-phosphate thymidylyltransferase RfbA — protein sequence MKGIVLAGGSGTRLHPITQAVSKQLLPVYDKPMIYYPISVLMLAGIREILIISTPADLPNFRRLLGDGSQFGLSFSFAEQPSPNGLAEAFVIGADFVGDDSVALVLGDNIFYGQGFSTTLRTAATDLDGCVLFGYQVKDPERYGVGEIDENGTLLSIEEKPEKPRSNNAITGLYFYDNEVVDISRNLKPSARGELEITDVNLSYLRRDRAKLIELSRGFAWLDTGTHDSLLEAGQFVQVLEHRTGVRIACLEEVALKMGFISADECHALGTKLAKSGYGEYVMNVALLAGAQS from the coding sequence GTGAAGGGCATCGTGCTCGCCGGGGGCAGCGGAACCCGTCTGCACCCGATTACGCAGGCCGTGTCGAAGCAGCTGCTGCCGGTCTACGACAAACCGATGATCTACTACCCGATCTCGGTGCTGATGCTGGCCGGGATCCGGGAGATCCTGATCATCTCGACGCCGGCCGACCTGCCGAACTTCCGCCGCCTCCTCGGCGACGGCAGCCAGTTCGGCCTGTCCTTCTCGTTCGCGGAACAGCCGAGCCCGAACGGCCTCGCCGAAGCCTTCGTGATCGGCGCGGACTTCGTCGGCGACGATTCGGTCGCGCTGGTCCTCGGCGACAACATCTTCTACGGCCAGGGCTTCTCCACCACCCTGCGCACCGCGGCGACCGACCTGGACGGCTGCGTCCTGTTCGGGTACCAGGTGAAGGACCCCGAGCGCTACGGCGTCGGCGAGATCGACGAGAACGGCACTCTGCTGTCCATTGAGGAGAAACCGGAGAAGCCGCGGTCGAACAACGCGATCACCGGGCTGTACTTCTACGACAACGAGGTCGTCGACATCTCCCGCAACCTGAAGCCCTCGGCGCGCGGCGAGCTGGAGATCACCGACGTCAACCTTTCCTACCTGCGCCGCGACCGCGCCAAACTGATCGAGCTGAGCCGCGGCTTCGCGTGGCTCGACACGGGCACGCACGATTCGCTGCTGGAGGCCGGGCAGTTCGTGCAGGTACTGGAACACCGGACCGGCGTGCGGATCGCGTGTCTGGAAGAGGTCGCGCTGAAGATGGGCTTCATCAGCGCGGACGAATGCCATGCGCTGGGGACCAAACTGGCCAAGTCGGGATATGGCGAGTACGTGATGAACGTGGCTCTGCTCGCGGGGGCGCAGAGCTGA
- a CDS encoding putative bifunctional diguanylate cyclase/phosphodiesterase has product MPDSNAHPGTAPEAMGSGGAGSAPAEGRTDESRFRVYTFFVLGLGLLAAFAVGAWLPFHGSAKLWWIGPVLAVAFLLAEQLGINVDVRSGISWTISFTEIPLVIGFFVAPFEVVLAAHLVAGIGTLLARKVAGRVLYNAGAFLLEITGAFAVAGLVHLAMGGGPTMPWVAALAGTLTAPLVSTLLALAAVRVLRRRMRVSTAIRLTGRILVVGFVNASVGLTGYLVIASTPQAWPLVLAVFLGLTALYWAYSDLLREQRDMEALSDVSLMVARSGQQAAARPASRAEELVGGVDVREWATIAERIKDQLAAGRVVLRLRLEADDPMRVVVAGNELPASDPANDDPLLRLPGAHVRHFRITEANPDVRAALLERSAQEALVVPLRSANKLLGVVEAHDRLSRWRGFGKYDVQLLGTMASHLATSLDNRRLLATLRHDAYHDPLTGHLNRPGFQQVSRDPLRESAEVVVLRIDLDVFSTVSDALGYSWADRMVVAAGTRIRGALGPDVPLARLEGASFAALLVDCTVDDAHRAAERLRVQLSEPYPVDRLSVEANAMIGYASSVDDNGEVDVDGLLQRADVAVRATRGGEEVRGYVPSMGQIFLRRFQMVTQFRQSLEDGHVSVHYQPKVTLPNRQVQGVEALVRWVHPEFGRLGPDEFVPAIEAAGLIGVLTSFVLEESLKRVRKWLDEGLRISAAVNLSVRNLSDDDFPAKVQRELERFDVPPELLTFELTESGVMSDPQKALPILRELHSLGIVLAVDDFGTGYSSLAYLRQLPVDQVKIDKSFVLGMGTDLGDLAVVRSIVELGHSLGLTVVAEGVEEDVARDQLEAMGCDVAQGYLISRPLPEDRLEAWLQARTARSPGRHSETVLTLLT; this is encoded by the coding sequence ATGCCGGACAGCAACGCCCATCCCGGTACCGCGCCGGAGGCGATGGGCTCGGGAGGTGCTGGCTCCGCACCGGCCGAAGGCCGCACGGACGAAAGCCGCTTCCGCGTTTACACCTTCTTCGTGCTGGGCCTCGGCCTGCTCGCGGCCTTCGCCGTCGGCGCCTGGCTGCCGTTCCACGGCTCGGCCAAGCTCTGGTGGATCGGCCCGGTGCTCGCGGTCGCGTTCCTGCTCGCCGAACAGCTCGGCATCAACGTCGACGTCCGCAGCGGCATTTCGTGGACCATCTCATTCACCGAGATCCCGCTGGTAATCGGTTTCTTCGTCGCCCCGTTCGAAGTGGTGCTCGCCGCGCATCTCGTGGCGGGCATCGGCACGCTGCTGGCCCGCAAGGTCGCCGGCCGGGTCCTCTACAACGCGGGCGCGTTCCTGCTCGAAATCACCGGCGCGTTCGCCGTCGCCGGGCTCGTGCACCTGGCCATGGGCGGCGGACCGACCATGCCGTGGGTCGCCGCGCTCGCCGGCACGCTCACCGCGCCGCTGGTCAGCACGCTGCTCGCGCTGGCCGCCGTGCGCGTGCTGCGCCGCCGGATGCGCGTGAGCACCGCGATCCGGCTGACCGGCCGCATCCTCGTGGTCGGTTTCGTCAACGCTTCGGTCGGCCTCACCGGCTACCTCGTCATCGCGAGCACTCCGCAGGCCTGGCCGCTGGTGCTGGCGGTGTTCCTCGGCCTGACCGCGCTGTACTGGGCGTATTCCGATCTGCTTCGCGAACAGCGGGACATGGAGGCGCTGTCCGACGTGAGTCTGATGGTCGCGCGCTCAGGTCAGCAGGCCGCGGCACGTCCGGCGAGCCGCGCCGAGGAACTGGTGGGCGGAGTCGACGTGCGCGAATGGGCCACGATCGCCGAGCGGATCAAGGACCAGCTGGCCGCCGGACGCGTCGTGCTCCGGCTGCGCCTCGAGGCCGACGATCCGATGCGCGTCGTGGTCGCGGGCAACGAACTTCCGGCCTCGGACCCGGCCAACGACGATCCGCTGCTGCGCCTGCCCGGCGCGCACGTCCGGCACTTCCGCATCACCGAGGCCAACCCGGACGTCCGCGCGGCGCTGCTGGAACGCAGTGCGCAGGAAGCGCTCGTGGTGCCGTTGCGCAGTGCGAACAAGCTGCTCGGCGTCGTCGAAGCGCACGACCGGCTCTCGCGCTGGCGCGGCTTCGGCAAGTACGACGTCCAGCTGCTCGGCACGATGGCCAGCCACCTCGCGACGTCGCTCGACAACCGCCGGCTGCTCGCCACGCTCCGCCACGACGCCTACCATGACCCGCTCACCGGGCACCTGAATCGGCCGGGATTCCAGCAGGTCTCTAGGGATCCGCTGCGCGAATCGGCGGAGGTCGTGGTGCTGCGGATCGACCTCGACGTCTTCTCCACGGTCAGCGACGCGCTCGGCTACTCGTGGGCGGACCGGATGGTCGTCGCCGCGGGCACGCGCATCCGCGGCGCACTCGGCCCGGACGTCCCGCTCGCCCGGCTCGAAGGCGCGTCCTTCGCCGCGCTGCTCGTGGACTGCACGGTCGACGACGCCCACCGCGCCGCCGAACGGCTGCGGGTCCAGCTGTCCGAGCCGTATCCGGTGGACCGGCTTTCCGTCGAAGCCAACGCGATGATCGGCTACGCCAGCTCCGTCGACGACAACGGCGAGGTCGACGTCGACGGCCTGCTGCAGCGCGCCGACGTCGCCGTCCGCGCCACCCGCGGCGGCGAGGAAGTGCGCGGCTACGTGCCGAGCATGGGACAGATCTTCCTGCGCCGCTTCCAGATGGTCACGCAGTTCCGGCAGTCGCTGGAAGACGGTCACGTCTCCGTGCACTACCAGCCGAAGGTGACGCTGCCGAACCGACAGGTGCAAGGCGTCGAGGCGCTCGTGCGCTGGGTGCACCCGGAGTTCGGCAGGCTCGGCCCGGACGAGTTCGTGCCCGCGATCGAAGCGGCCGGCCTGATCGGCGTGCTGACGTCGTTCGTGCTGGAGGAATCGCTGAAGCGCGTGCGCAAGTGGCTCGACGAGGGCCTGCGCATCTCCGCGGCGGTGAACCTGTCGGTGCGGAATCTGTCCGACGACGACTTCCCGGCGAAGGTCCAGCGCGAACTGGAACGCTTCGACGTGCCGCCGGAACTGCTGACGTTCGAGCTGACCGAGTCCGGCGTGATGTCCGACCCGCAGAAGGCACTGCCGATCCTGCGCGAGCTGCATTCGCTGGGCATCGTGCTGGCGGTGGACGACTTCGGCACCGGCTACTCGTCGCTCGCGTATCTGCGCCAGCTGCCGGTGGACCAGGTGAAGATCGACAAGAGCTTCGTGCTCGGCATGGGCACCGATCTCGGCGACCTCGCGGTGGTGCGGTCGATTGTCGAGCTCGGCCACTCGCTGGGCCTGACGGTGGTGGCGGAAGGCGTCGAAGAGGACGTGGCGCGCGATCAGCTCGAGGCGATGGGATGTGACGTCGCACAGGGTTATCTGATCTCGCGGCCGCTGCCAGAAGACCGCCTCGAGGCGTGGCTGCAGGCCCGCACGGCGCGCTCGCCGGGGCGGCACTCGGAGACCGTGCTGACCCTGCTGACCTGA
- a CDS encoding MaoC family dehydratase N-terminal domain-containing protein, with protein sequence MPLDQSFTGREYPSDSKYFVSREKIREFADAIGDPNPVYRDPEAARAAGHPDVLAPPTFLTILNLPKINGIVTDPALGLDYSRMVHGDQGFRYERPVHAGDELEISATIETIMARAGNDFINLRAEITDADGKLVCTTRAQLVVRGAEA encoded by the coding sequence GTGCCTTTGGACCAGTCGTTCACCGGGCGGGAGTACCCGTCGGACAGCAAGTACTTCGTGAGCCGGGAGAAGATCCGCGAGTTCGCCGACGCGATCGGGGACCCGAACCCGGTGTACCGGGACCCGGAGGCGGCCCGCGCGGCCGGCCACCCGGACGTGCTCGCGCCGCCCACCTTCCTCACCATCCTGAACCTGCCGAAGATCAACGGCATCGTGACCGACCCCGCGCTCGGCCTCGACTACTCCCGGATGGTCCACGGCGACCAGGGCTTCCGCTACGAGCGCCCGGTGCACGCGGGCGACGAGCTGGAAATCTCGGCCACGATCGAAACGATCATGGCGCGGGCGGGCAACGACTTCATCAACCTCCGCGCGGAAATCACCGACGCGGACGGCAAACTCGTGTGCACGACGCGGGCCCAGCTCGTGGTTCGGGGGGCGGAAGCGTGA
- a CDS encoding GNAT family N-acetyltransferase — protein sequence MHNDVTATGHAARIATVDALLPAPLPFEVGGDSALLSAEVGDTTAAGLTTCTGLGPDSPRSMWRALVEHRLEVQLAGPDPAAGLDALLTRWDEHLGSLARVGDTECAAVLSRPSRDTAGATELLRHGFAPVGVLAVRPAQRMAAGPDTTPGVCIRHATPDDLSTAVALQLELQRYDAQFGRITLRPGVEELITKELLHHLERPEPQVWIAELYGQPLGMVVLQMPDETGWIRHRVAASRVGYLSSLAVSEAARSSGVGTALATHAHQVFDEAGADVVLLHHAVANPRSTPFWYAQGYRPLWTGWQRRPAVRSR from the coding sequence ATGCACAACGACGTGACAGCCACCGGCCATGCGGCGCGCATCGCCACGGTGGACGCGCTGCTTCCCGCGCCGCTCCCCTTCGAGGTCGGAGGGGATTCCGCCCTGCTTTCCGCCGAGGTCGGCGACACCACCGCGGCCGGTCTGACGACCTGTACCGGACTCGGCCCGGACAGCCCGCGCTCGATGTGGCGGGCGCTCGTCGAGCACCGGCTGGAGGTCCAGCTCGCCGGTCCCGATCCGGCCGCCGGCCTCGACGCTTTGCTCACTCGATGGGATGAACATCTGGGGTCCCTCGCCCGAGTGGGGGATACGGAGTGCGCCGCGGTGCTCTCCCGGCCCAGCCGCGACACCGCCGGGGCCACCGAACTCCTCCGGCACGGCTTCGCCCCGGTGGGCGTGCTCGCGGTCCGCCCGGCACAGCGGATGGCCGCCGGGCCCGACACGACGCCCGGCGTCTGCATCCGGCACGCGACGCCGGACGACCTCTCCACCGCGGTCGCGCTTCAGCTGGAATTGCAGCGGTACGACGCGCAGTTCGGCCGGATCACGCTCCGTCCCGGCGTCGAGGAGCTGATCACCAAGGAACTGCTGCACCACCTCGAACGGCCTGAGCCGCAGGTGTGGATCGCGGAGCTGTACGGCCAGCCGCTCGGCATGGTCGTGCTGCAGATGCCCGACGAGACCGGCTGGATCCGGCACCGGGTCGCGGCTTCCCGGGTGGGCTATCTGTCCTCGCTGGCGGTGTCCGAGGCGGCTCGGTCGTCCGGTGTCGGCACCGCGCTGGCCACCCACGCGCACCAGGTCTTCGACGAGGCGGGCGCGGATGTCGTGCTGCTGCACCACGCCGTAGCGAATCCGAGGTCGACGCCGTTCTGGTACGCGCAGGGTTACCGGCCGCTGTGGACCGGCTGGCAGCGTCGGCCTGCGGTGCGTTCTCGCTAG
- a CDS encoding SAM-dependent methyltransferase: MTAPDAPRGVDVDKPSAARIYDWYLGGTQNWAVDREFGRRVEKVWPLIRPMSRENRAFMNRVVRAALDAGIRQFVDLGSGVPTAGNVHEIVREKLPARVVYVDYEPVAAAHSRVILEGEEATDWAGIVERDIRDPEAIFADEITQELIDWSQPACLLMITVLHFLGPGDRPDELVAAYREQLAPGSWLAVTHGTCRDDAPPERAAEVRAFVDAYKDTSNPAYLRSADEIRPFFGGWPLLEPGMSALPDWRPDEPVSEFAAEVRPFAWGAVAVKP; this comes from the coding sequence GTGACCGCGCCGGACGCGCCCCGTGGCGTGGACGTCGACAAGCCGTCCGCCGCCCGGATCTACGACTGGTACCTCGGCGGCACCCAGAACTGGGCGGTGGACCGGGAATTCGGCCGCCGCGTGGAGAAGGTGTGGCCGCTGATCCGGCCGATGTCGCGGGAGAACCGGGCGTTCATGAACCGGGTCGTGCGGGCGGCGCTGGACGCGGGGATCCGGCAGTTCGTCGACCTCGGGTCCGGCGTGCCGACGGCGGGCAATGTGCACGAGATCGTCCGCGAGAAGCTGCCGGCGAGGGTCGTGTACGTCGACTACGAGCCGGTCGCGGCGGCGCATTCGCGAGTGATCCTCGAAGGCGAGGAGGCGACCGACTGGGCCGGGATCGTCGAGCGCGACATCCGCGATCCGGAGGCGATCTTCGCTGACGAGATCACCCAGGAGCTGATCGACTGGTCGCAGCCGGCGTGCTTGCTGATGATCACCGTGCTGCACTTCCTCGGCCCCGGCGACCGGCCGGACGAACTGGTCGCCGCCTACCGCGAGCAGCTCGCGCCCGGCTCGTGGCTGGCCGTCACGCATGGCACCTGCCGGGACGACGCGCCGCCGGAGCGGGCCGCCGAGGTCCGCGCGTTCGTGGACGCGTACAAGGACACGTCGAACCCGGCGTACCTGCGCTCGGCCGACGAGATCCGGCCGTTCTTCGGCGGCTGGCCGCTGCTGGAGCCGGGGATGAGCGCGCTGCCGGACTGGCGGCCGGACGAGCCGGTGTCGGAGTTCGCCGCGGAGGTCCGGCCGTTCGCCTGGGGCGCGGTCGCGGTGAAGCCCTGA
- a CDS encoding MaoC family dehydratase translates to MNIGDELPPLEVRITRDQLVRYAGASLDFNPIHWNEHFATKVGLPDVIAHGMLTMALSGRIVTDWLGDPARLVDFSTRFTRPVVVPDNDEGALVEVTGKVGAMTDDGLARIDLTVKFEGKTVLGKPQALVRP, encoded by the coding sequence GTGAACATCGGCGACGAACTGCCTCCGCTGGAGGTCCGCATCACGCGCGACCAGCTGGTCCGCTACGCCGGAGCCTCGCTCGACTTCAACCCGATCCACTGGAACGAGCACTTCGCGACCAAGGTCGGTCTCCCGGACGTGATCGCGCACGGCATGCTCACGATGGCCCTGTCCGGCCGCATCGTCACCGACTGGCTCGGCGACCCGGCCCGCCTCGTGGACTTCAGCACGCGCTTCACCCGCCCGGTCGTGGTGCCGGACAACGACGAGGGCGCGCTGGTCGAGGTGACCGGCAAGGTCGGTGCCATGACGGACGACGGGCTGGCCCGGATCGACTTGACGGTGAAGTTCGAGGGCAAGACCGTGCTGGGCAAACCGCAGGCTCTCGTCCGCCCCTGA
- the rpmG gene encoding 50S ribosomal protein L33, producing MAATDVRPKITLACEECKHRNYITKKNRRNNPDRLEMKKFCPNCGTHRTHKETR from the coding sequence GTGGCTGCCACCGACGTGCGACCCAAGATCACGCTGGCGTGCGAGGAGTGCAAGCACCGCAACTACATCACCAAGAAGAACCGGCGCAACAACCCGGATCGCCTGGAGATGAAGAAGTTCTGCCCGAACTGCGGTACGCACCGGACTCACAAAGAGACCCGCTGA